From Nicotiana tabacum cultivar K326 chromosome 15, ASM71507v2, whole genome shotgun sequence, the proteins below share one genomic window:
- the LOC107789299 gene encoding putative inactive nicotinamidase At3g16190, which yields MATEYVGKWKNVALLVIDMQIDFIFGPMQVKGGQAIVPNVIKAVEVARNCGIHIVWVVRENDPLGRDVELFRRHLKPKLASKGSVGAELIDGLVMDVEKDYKLVKTRFSAFLNTHLHSYFQTNGITNLVFTGVQTPNCIRQTVFDAVSLDYKQVTVITDATAAATPDIHIANILDMKNIGVATPTLEEWCQST from the exons ATGGCCACGGAATATGTAGGCAAATGGAAGAACGTAGCTCTCCTTGTCATAGACATGCAG ATAGACTTCATATTTGGCCCTATGCAAGTAAAAGGAGGTCAAGCTATCGTCCCTAACGTTATCAAAGCTGTTGAGGTTGCGAGAAACTGTGGCATTCACATCGTTTGG GTTGTACGGGAGAATGATCCATTAGGGAGAGATGTTGAATTATTTCGTCGGCACCTTAAACCAAAGCTGGCATCAAAGGGTAGTGTAGGGGCTGAACTAATTGATGGGCTCGTTATGGACGTAGAAAAGGATTACAAGCTGGTCAAAACACGTTTCAGTGCATTTCTTAACACGCACCTTCACTCATATTTTCAGACCAATGGCATTACTAATCTGGTCTTCACCG GTGTCCAAACACCAAATTGCATACGGCAAACTGTGTTTGATGCAGTATCATTGGACTATAAACAAGTGACAGTTATTACTGACGCCACAGCTGCTGCTACACCTGATATACACATTG CAAACATACTTGACATGAAAAATATTGGAGTAGCAACCCCTACATTGGAAGAATGGTGCCAATCTACATAG
- the LOC142169825 gene encoding uncharacterized protein LOC142169825 — MWVKGLPFKILFFMWKVWKAKLPLDDYMKNMGYLMPSRCWCCAQPAEETLAHLFLSSVAVKKVWSYFLMNASINLEGMTMHQTIVKCWTLKVIPRLQPIIQALPVIILWELWMRRNNYKHEPIEHHGAVYTNTQVLWELPPQGWIKVNSDGASRGNLGRSSIGFALRDDEGKIRFSCGKVIHVTTNNEAEALSIMEALKYCEDKGFKQIIL; from the exons ATGTGGGTAAAAGGTTTACCATTCAAGATTTTGTTCTTCATGTGGAAAGTGTGGAAAGCAAAATTGCCACTTGATGACTATATGAAAAATATGGGTTACTTGATGCCATCGCGCTGCTGGTGCTGTGCACAACCAGCTGAAGAAACTTTAGCCCATCTGTTCTTAAGCTCAGTTGCAGTAAAAAAGGTATGGTCATATTTCTTAATGAATGCAAGTATTAATCTGGAAGGAATGACGATGCATCAGACAATCGTGAAGTGCTGGACACTTAAAGTAATTCCAAGACTACAGCCCATTATCCAAGCACTGCCTGTTATCATTTTGTGGGAGTTGTGGATGAGAAGGAACAACTATAAACATGA ACCTATTGAACATCATGGAGCAGTATACACCAACACTCAAGTTCTCTGGGAACTCCCACCACAAGGGTGGATCAAAGTGAATTCTGATGGGGCGTCAAGAGGAAATCTAGGTAGGAGTTCAATTGGATTCGCACTGAGAGATGATGAAGGCAAAATAAGGTTTTCCTGTGGAAAGGTGATACATGTTACAACAAACAATGAGGCAGAGGCATTGTCAATTATGGAGGCACTGAAGTACTGTGAAGACAAGGGGTTCAAGCAGATTATTTTGTAA